A window of Hordeum vulgare subsp. vulgare chromosome 5H, MorexV3_pseudomolecules_assembly, whole genome shotgun sequence genomic DNA:
gactttttttTAAATTCGTTATGTTTTCCAAACTTTTGTGAAGTTTTCTCAAATTTTCAATCTTTTTCGACTTAGATaacttttaaaaaaatttgaACTTTTATAAAACATGTAAATTTTGAAAATTAGCTAACTTTTTAAAAATTCTTGATTGTTTAAAAAATATTATGAAGTTTTCTTAAAGTCgtgacttttttttattttcacaaACTTTTTCagatttaaaaatatttgataaaTTCGTGATTTTTTGTCTTATTTGTTTCGTGAAGTATTTTCCAGGTCAGGATTGTTTTTAAAAAGGTCAACAATTAACATCCATGGTCCATGGTCAAAGTCAATGCAGCAGTCTAACAATCTATGCTTAAATGCGATCGTGGGCCGCGGCCCATATAGGTCGCGTGTGAGAGGGAGCTATAAGCGCCAATTATATTTtagttgttgcaatttccttctTTTTAGTTGGATTTTTTTCATAACAGTCCAGGCACATTTCTAGTGAAGGAAAAAAAAATCTTCTAGCTGGCCTTATTTGTTCCTATTTTTAAAAAAAGTACATGAAAACATATTATATTTTTAAAGCTCGGGCTGCTTATACATGAAAACCTATTATATTTCTAAAGCTCGGGCTCATTCAGTTGTTTATACTTTCCTGCTTTTGTAATTGCACATGGGATCAGGGGCGAATCTAGCATACAAGCAATGGGGGAAGCTGCCCCCACCCAATTTTCTTTGTGTTTGTAATATGCCAAGCTAAATAATGATTTGTCCCCACTTAGCAAATATATTTTTTCTTATTTAACACATCTTCGGCCCCTCTAAAATTTGATCCTGGGTTCGCCCCTGCATGGGATGTATCATGCACAATTGTGCGTGGATGACCACTATGCAGGTATTGTTGCCCTGGGGGCTTGGAGTGTGTAAAATGCATTGTTTTGCACTGAGATGCCACGCGTGTAATAAGTAGCAAAGATTTtctagaaaaaagaagaaagaaaaaacctACAACAGTTGCGTGTGGGTTACGATGCTTGCGCGCGCCGATGAGCGTTAAGCAGCTGGTTGGGGCCGCACCAGCTGGAGTGTGCAACTGGTACGGCCCCAACGAGCTGCATAACGTCCATCCGCGCTTACAATTGTGACAATAGCTACGGAGAGATGACTTGTGCGGCCCTAACCAGCTGCATAACGCCCATCCGTGCTTACAACTGACATCTTTCTGGTTTCTCCAGACACATGTGTTGCTGCGCTTACAATTTCACACAAGGTGCGTCTTGTGGAGTTGCGTGGGGTCATGGCCATGCAAGTAGTAGCAATGTTTCAAAAGTAAATCCAAAGAGTATTTGAAAAAATCAGGTTCACCCTAGCTACTTGTATAGGAGTATGTCTTACGGCACTTGCAGTCACATATGGGTGtttcatgcaaaaatacaaaatgAAATCTGGGTCTAGGTGCACCCTAATTGAAAAATATATTTCAAAAATATAAAAGAGaagtcaaaaaattctgaaactttttgTAACGAATCTGGTCTAGTGTTATACCCACGTGTAAAGCTTCACGAAGAAATGGCTTCCGTTGTCTTTAGTGTGGAAAAAGTATTGTTCTTCTATATAAAATGTATTATTCAAGTGTTTGGAAGTTACAGTTTTGTTTTTTCGCCCAAAAGAACACTGAAGTCATTTCTTCATAAAACTTCATGTGTGAGTAGAATACTTAGACCACGTTCGCCATAAAATAATGAATTGTCTGATTTTTATATTATTTGATATTAAAAATGATATGTAGGGTGCACCGGCAACCATGTCCCAAAAATCTACACCATGTGGCATTGTCATCATGTGCAGTGCAAATAAAATCGATGGCATAGAGATAAACCATGCATCTTTGCTGTATGGGAAAATACATATTTTTCTTGTTGATTATAcacaaaaatgaaaaagaaactacaacagaaaatataaaataaaaatggtCTGCTCTCGAAACTAGGATGACACATCATGTGTCCAAGAGAGATTTGTTATGCGCATACGAAAGTAATGAAGTACTGACTCTGTTTCGAAATCTAGAATATCATTAGTCCTTTTTTTACCAAAACCATATCATATTAATTGGACATCTGTTgacattttctgaattttttcATATATTCGATGGATTGGCGATCCTTGGAAACCTACGACAACAAAAAAGATCCATGTGGTATGAATACCTCAGGCGCAAACACTTCGTAtataaataaaaaggagaagaaattgaAACATCCTACATCTTATACTGCCTTTATAAAAATTTCAGGACCAATGTACTACAATGGCGTCTACCATGAATTCTACCAGTATAACCCCGAAGGCTCCTTTGACCCCAATGACTCCCTCATGAACATGGTTTGGGGCCATTCGGTTTCAACCGACCTCATCAACTGGATCGGTCTTGAACCCGCAATAAAACCAGATACCCCGGGTGACATATGCGGATGTTGGACCGGCTCAGCCACAATTCTGTTTAGTGATCAACCGGTCATCGTATACACTGGTCTCATCGACAGGAAGGCGAATCAGGTCCAAAACATTGCACTTCCGAAAAACCGTTCTGATCCGTACCTGAGGGAATGGGCCAAAGTAGGCAATAACCCAGTGATCCAACATGTCATACCAGGCTTGAACTCGACCCATTTCAGGGATCCGACAACCGGTTGGATTGGACCGGATGGACTATGGAGAATTGCAGTTGGTGCTGAGGTGAACGGCATCGGTACTGCACTTTTGTACAAGAGTGAAGACTTTATGAATTGGACTAGAATTGAACGCCCGCTGTATTCAAACAATGCCCTCAATATGTGGGAGTGCCTAGATTTCTTCGCGGTATTGCCGGGAAGTAACAATGGACTAGACATGTCTTCAGAAATTCCTAGTGGCGCCAAGCATGTCCTCAAAGTGAGCATCAATTCCTGTGACATGTACATAATTGGGGTGTATGATCTCAAACGTGATGCATTTGTGCCAGACACCGTCCAAGATGACAATCGGCTGTGGTTGAGGATTGATTATGGTACTTTCTATGCTTCAAAATCATTCTTTGACTCCAAAAAGGGTAGGAGAGTCATATGGGCTTGGAGTAACGAGACAGACAGTACTTCAGATGATATTGCAAAAGGCTGGGCAGGAATCCATGTAAGATAATCTACCCATAGGTCCTGTAATTATGTCATATTGAAACAATAATTTAATCGATTTAAACAATCAGTGTAATATCTTTAACATAATTGTTTTTGTTACATTTAGTCAATCCCCAGGAAAATTTGGTTAGACAGCGATGGCAAGCAGTTGCTGCAATGGCCAGTTGAAGAGATTGAGTCTCTTCGAATAAATGAAATCAACCATCAAGGACTAGAGCTGAAGAAGGGAGATTTATTTGAGATTAAGGGAATCGACACTTTGCAGGTAGTTCCCTATTTAAAAATGAGCTAGCTTGGTCTTCCAAAGAATTGTTTTTATTTCAAAAAGTGTCATGGCAGTAAAAGCTATAGGATCTTCTGGTAATTATTAATTACTTTATAGATAGTACATTTTTGGCAACAAAAAAATAGGCATATATATTTCGGACCAACTGTAACTAACGGGCACATAATAACAGGCTGACGTTGAGATAGAGTTTGAGCCAACGTCCATCGATGATGCCGAACCTTTTGATCCTTCCTGGCTTTTTGACCCCCGGAAGCATTGCCGGGAGGCGGATGCATCGGTTCATGGTGGCATAGGGCCATTTGGACTTGTTATTCTGGCCTCCGACAACATGGAGGAGCACACTGCAGTGCACTTCAGGGTTTACAAATCACAGCAAAAGTACATGATCCTCATGTGCTCCGACCTAAGAAGGTTAGGGCTTATGCTTTATTGACTTATTTTTTGTTAGCCTTGATTTCCATAAATGTCTGTATCTATTGATGCCTGGAAGGAAACTAAAAAGAaatattttgttttatttgcaCAGGTCTTCCCTGAGACCAGGACTGTACACACCAGCCTATGGAGGCTTCTTTGAATTTGAccttgaaaaggaaagaaagATATCCCTCAGGACTCTGGTGAGTTGGGAGGCTTAATTTGTTTCATTAATTTCTCCGGTAGTTCACTCGATGACGGAACTGAAAATGGACGCCATCGTGCAGATTGATAGGTCCGCCGTGGAGAGCTTCGGCAGCGGTGGCAGGATCTGCATCACGGCCAGAGTTTATCCGGTGGCACTTGTCGATGACGGCGCCACCCACATGTATGCTTTCAACAATGGAAGTACCACGGTCAGAGTGCCGCaactaagggcatggagcatgaaAAAAGCACAAGTGAATGTGATGAAGGGTGGAAATGTGATCGATGCTTAGCACAAAAGAGCAATTCTAGTCAGTCGTGTGATTGAAAGACTGGCCACGCACTTGTTCATTTCAATATTTACCATGTGTATTTGAACTTTTGAAGTAGTGGCAATTGGTAAGTAAGActagtgcttgttgccaccaacgATTTAAATTCGCAGAGGTTTGGAGTAAACAATATTAGCTTGTGCATGCCAGGAAATTCAACTGGGGTAGACAAATGATCTGGTTGTTTCCTGCTTCTCAAGATAGCTTCCCTTTGGTTAGGCAAGATACTGACCAAGCTTCCGAATATATAGCTAGATCACCCACAACAAGAGAAGGATTTAATGATACTCGAGCTGCATCAAAATCACTAGTATTTCGTAAGTCTTCCACGTGGACCGCGACTTCTTTGCTCCATCTGCACTGGAGCTGCATCAAACAGAAGTTCAGAAGCTCCACTAGGAATAAAATTAGATACACAAACAATCTGCAGTGGAAATCAGTAAGGCATACAAATCACCATTTCACATTTCACATCTGTAACGCGGTGGAGCACACAGCCAATGCTTCACAGGCAGCACGTGCACCCGGACCCGGAGAGTCTTCTCTTCCATCTCCGTCAGAAGGGAGAAGAGGATCCAGATGAGATGATGGGGGAGACTCGAGAGGCGACTCGCGAGGCGATCGCCGTCCCGGCGGATGGAGACCGGGGTTTTGCATCCGATGATGAGATCCAGGAGATCTATCCTCGAGTGACTGCTGCTAGCGGCGAGGGAGACTTCTGCACTGCCGGCGGCGGGTCTGTTCAGATCGGGGAGGGGTCTCCAACAGATAGCGCTCATCGCCGGTGGGAGGTTGTTTTCCTGGCTTCGTCCTCGGATTTTCTGGGAGACCGGCAGGGTTTCATCATTCTTCACCTATCATCTCTGTGGACTACCATTAGAGATGCAGAGGGAGACATTCTGGCGGGTCGGTATCTGCAAAAAGATGAATTCCCCAGGGCAGGACAGATACTTGAGATCGATGGCTTCCGTTTGTTAGTGCAGGTGCAGTCGGATATAGGGAATCCTCGCAAGGAATCGGTAAGTGATCTTTCGCCCCCTGTTCGTTTCGTGGACGGTTTTGGGTTCTTGCCGAGCAGGATGACGAGCATGGTGATGGGCTGGCGGAGGTGCTGACGCCGGTAGTCCCATCCCCATCTACCCCTTCCCCGTCGACGGCGCTGCTCCAGGAACGCAAGGTGCGACGAGATCCTACTCttgcgaggaagaagatggagtcGGCACCTCGGAAGCCTTGGATTGGACTGATTCCTAAGGTAATCCGTCAGCCCCTTTCCTTATCTGATTTTTTCAAGCCGGACTGTTGGATCAATTGCACCAAGAGCAAACAGAAGGCGTCTAGCGATGTTCGGCCGTCAGGGTCGGCGATGATCGTGGATTCCGTGTGTGATTGTAGGGCGAATTTTTTGAATGTTGTGGTGGCGGCAGCTGGGCCTGATGTGCTAGCGACTTCCACGggctctcaatggccaaaagctgGGTATATGACCCAGGAGATTCTGCCTGTGCAGCCCGAATTAGAGTTGGACTCGAGCACGACTGGGTATATGGCCCAGGATATATCAGACAGGATCGTTTCGATCGTGAGCGCGACTACTCTCGGCGGAGTCTCTTCGTCGAAACACCACGCACGACAAACCCCATGTTCGCTGCCGCCAGAAGCTAGGGTTCGTAGACCAGCGACTGGCTTCCCACGGCTGGGACCAGGGAGGGCGATCAGGGTGCCGCCTCCTACTGGTTCTGTTGTGCTAGCTATGGCGGGTCGGGGCTCCAAGCAACCGGCAATGCAGCGGCAGTCGGGGCAGCAGTTGGGGCAGGGGATTCCACCCATAGCTAAGGCTACGGCGACGGCCCCAGCGCAGGCAGGGAAGTCCCACGCCACTGCACACGCCGGGAGGCCGCTTACTGGTGCTGGTGGGCAGGCGAAAGAAAATGTTCAGGATAACCGTACTCAACATCGCGGCCGCTGGGGCGATGACAGATTTACCGGGTATGGCGATGGGCAGAATCGTGGGGGTTCATCCTCTAGAGGCGGTCGAGGGTATGCTTGGCAAAACAATGGAGCTGCTGGTAATGGTTTTAATGCACCTCCGGGCCAGTTTGTTCTGGGGCCTTCTGGTCCTTCGCATCCGAAGAGAGGAGGCTTTAGGTAGCATTCGATTGGCAGAGGGGGCGGGAGGAAACCTAGGCCTCCTGTTCTTATTCCTGAGCAGCCATCTGACCTTAATGATTCTACCGTGGTGACTATGACAGAAACAGTTAAGGAAGTGGCTGATCCGTCTCTGGATGATCAGAGCTTGGTGAGCGCCAAGGGAGACGGAGCAGAGAGACCGTCTAAGTGGGCACGTAAGAAAGAGAAAATGATGTGCTATCGTTGCAGTGAGACAGGGCATTTTGTCTCTGAGTGTAAGGCCGAGCTATGCGTGTATTGCTTGAAGCCTACACATGGTGTTGCTAAGTGTCCTCTTACGATTGGGCCTTTGCCAGTCGTGACTTTCTATGGTGTTTCAAGTCAAGATTTGATGTTCTTTGAGTCACCGGCTGCTACGGCAACTATTCATGCTCCTGATGCTGGCTTCACGGGTACGGTAACGGTGACTCGGGGGGTGCTGACTGTGGAGCAGATAGTGCAGCAACTTAAGGAGCTAGTTTCCTCAACCTTCAGATGGGAACCGGTTTTGATAGCGGATAATGTTTTCAAGGTCGTTTTCCCTATCAAGGAGGATCTAGCCCGCCTGCTTAAGTTTGGGATGTGCAGGGTTGCTAGTACGAGTATTGTGCTTGAGTTTGACGTCTGGAAATGCGAAGAGCCTAAGGGGAGACCCCTACCCCAGATTTCATCACTTTCATAAAGGGACGCTCGATGTTAAGCGGCTCAATTATGGAGTGATTTCTTTGTTGCCTAAAGTTTCGGGACCAGATAGAATCCAACAATTTAGACCCATCTGCTTGCTAAGATGCCCTTATAAGCTTATAACTAAAGTTTTGGATAGACGTGCAGCTGATGTGGCTGATACCTTGATCAGTTCTACATAGAATGCTTTTATTAAAGGGAGAAGTATTATGGATGGGATTTTAGCTTTGCATGAGATTCTTAATCATACTCATGTCAATAAAAAAGTTGGCATTGTGTTGAAACTCGATTTTGAGAAAGCTTATGACAAGGTTAATTGAGACTTCCTTTTGGAATGTCATAGAATGAGAGGTTTTAGTGAAACATGGTGTGGCTGGATTGAAAAGATCC
This region includes:
- the LOC123395201 gene encoding beta-fructofuranosidase, insoluble isoenzyme 4-like isoform X2, with translation MNDPCGPMYYNGVYHEFYQYNPEGSFDPNDSLMNMVWGHSVSTDLINWIGLEPAIKPDTPGDICGCWTGSATILFSDQPVIVYTGLIDRKANQVQNIALPKNRSDPYLREWAKVGNNPVIQHVIPGLNSTHFRDPTTGWIGPDGLWRIAVGAEVNGIGTALLYKSEDFMNWTRIERPLYSNNALNMWECLDFFAVLPGSNNGLDMSSEIPSGAKHVLKVSINSCDMYIIGVYDLKRDAFVPDTVQDDNRLWLRIDYGTFYASKSFFDSKKGRRVIWAWSNETDSTSDDIAKGWAGIHSIPRKIWLDSDGKQLLQWPVEEIESLRINEINHQGLELKKGDLFEIKGIDTLQADVEIEFEPTSIDDAEPFDPSWLFDPRKHCREADASVHGGIGPFGLVILASDNMEEHTAVHFRVYKSQQKYMILMCSDLRRSSLRPGLYTPAYGGFFEFDLEKERKISLRTLIDRSAVESFGSGGRICITARVYPVALVDDGATHMYAFNNGSTTVRVPQLRAWSMKKAQVNVMKGGNVIDA
- the LOC123395201 gene encoding beta-fructofuranosidase, insoluble isoenzyme 4-like isoform X1, whose amino-acid sequence is MVMLMCALLTVLARLACVFFTTILLQTLAWPFSNGEGGFSYPHSPKVPSIVSARYRTAYHFQPPKNWMNDPCGPMYYNGVYHEFYQYNPEGSFDPNDSLMNMVWGHSVSTDLINWIGLEPAIKPDTPGDICGCWTGSATILFSDQPVIVYTGLIDRKANQVQNIALPKNRSDPYLREWAKVGNNPVIQHVIPGLNSTHFRDPTTGWIGPDGLWRIAVGAEVNGIGTALLYKSEDFMNWTRIERPLYSNNALNMWECLDFFAVLPGSNNGLDMSSEIPSGAKHVLKVSINSCDMYIIGVYDLKRDAFVPDTVQDDNRLWLRIDYGTFYASKSFFDSKKGRRVIWAWSNETDSTSDDIAKGWAGIHSIPRKIWLDSDGKQLLQWPVEEIESLRINEINHQGLELKKGDLFEIKGIDTLQADVEIEFEPTSIDDAEPFDPSWLFDPRKHCREADASVHGGIGPFGLVILASDNMEEHTAVHFRVYKSQQKYMILMCSDLRRSSLRPGLYTPAYGGFFEFDLEKERKISLRTLIDRSAVESFGSGGRICITARVYPVALVDDGATHMYAFNNGSTTVRVPQLRAWSMKKAQVNVMKGGNVIDA